A stretch of Blautia liquoris DNA encodes these proteins:
- a CDS encoding rhamnan synthesis F family protein, whose amino-acid sequence MNIDNRLLIYFFFDADGVVDDYNIYMLQDMMKSCQHLFVISNGKLTKEGYEKFSKLADCIVERNNTGFDVGAYKEALQTIGWEELSKYDEVILMNYTIMGPVYPFEEMFETMDNKQDLDFWGITKYHEVRVDPYGKIKCGYLREHIQSHFIAVRNKMLTSDDFYEYWEKMPPIKSYGDSVAYHESYFTHHFAKKGFKWDVYVNTDDMKKFTEYPLLKAPKKLIEEKRCPIFKRRSFNHDYIDFINTTIGEPTYELMEYLKNSTNYDVNLIWNNILRCCNQAKIKECLQLNYVIPSKISPDISGILEKRRIALVLHLYYEELLEESFQYASSMPAEADVYITVGNKRMKELVEKRFDSLECRNLKVMQIPNRGRDVGSVLVAVNPDILQYDYVCFAHDKKVTQLKPECKGASWAYLCFESVLKNKDHVNNVIQLFEDNPRLGLLTPTPPNHAEYFPTMGNEWAGNFKNTKKLAEQLDIHVPMSSDQPPISALGCFFWYRPKAMIKLYARNFSYEDFPEEPMKKTDGTILHAVERLYSFAVQDAGYYPAWCFSDNVASMEITNLYYMLRGMNMAMMNGGLAGTFVDVVNEMKRRGPAMRSLSDLHNELMGLYGSGASAKSSFDGMMHLYYSEGEGFNERSSEICRASFRKNRFEVEFEIPDDNSIIEQLRFDPGEEGMIILKKMYAFIEYEDGHHDIIEMETCDSNGFSFDNKILFINQDPQVYIQCGTESRAISIMIKGELDKDVTPDIVERAINQRLPMMTPKLYFDTGNGINETDALHVVNRGNAERIEASFTFNQPIAIKMFRFDPCEQGMFIVQDPEINIIYSDDSSENLQLSDLSTNGYRIENNIFYLNEDPQMSWTNRKGQAVKQVWVSMNVSQEFDASVMDEILSRKESLVSFAKKHLK is encoded by the coding sequence ATGAATATTGACAACAGGCTTTTAATATATTTTTTCTTTGATGCAGATGGTGTGGTAGATGATTATAACATATATATGCTACAAGATATGATGAAAAGCTGCCAGCATCTGTTTGTAATCAGTAATGGAAAACTGACAAAAGAAGGTTATGAAAAGTTTTCAAAACTTGCTGATTGTATTGTGGAACGTAATAATACAGGTTTTGATGTGGGGGCTTATAAAGAAGCTCTTCAGACGATTGGTTGGGAAGAATTATCAAAATATGACGAAGTAATACTAATGAATTATACTATTATGGGGCCGGTTTATCCGTTTGAAGAGATGTTTGAAACTATGGATAATAAACAGGATCTTGACTTCTGGGGAATAACGAAATATCACGAGGTCCGAGTTGATCCATATGGTAAAATCAAATGTGGATATTTGAGAGAACATATACAGTCCCATTTTATTGCGGTGAGGAATAAGATGCTGACAAGCGATGACTTTTATGAATATTGGGAAAAGATGCCCCCTATTAAAAGTTATGGTGATTCTGTTGCATACCACGAATCTTACTTTACGCATCATTTTGCAAAAAAAGGATTTAAGTGGGATGTCTATGTAAATACAGATGATATGAAAAAATTCACAGAATATCCGCTGCTAAAAGCCCCGAAGAAATTGATTGAAGAAAAACGTTGTCCTATATTCAAAAGGAGAAGTTTTAATCATGATTATATCGATTTTATAAATACAACGATTGGTGAGCCAACATATGAATTGATGGAATATCTGAAAAATTCTACGAATTATGATGTGAATTTAATCTGGAATAATATACTTCGATGTTGTAACCAGGCAAAGATCAAAGAGTGTCTGCAGCTAAACTATGTAATTCCTTCTAAAATTTCCCCTGATATTTCAGGAATCCTTGAGAAACGAAGAATCGCATTAGTTTTACATCTGTATTATGAAGAACTGTTGGAAGAGAGTTTTCAGTACGCAAGCTCCATGCCGGCAGAAGCGGATGTATATATTACCGTTGGAAATAAAAGAATGAAAGAACTTGTTGAAAAACGTTTTGACTCTTTAGAGTGTAGAAATCTGAAGGTAATGCAGATACCAAACAGAGGCAGGGATGTAGGATCTGTGTTGGTGGCAGTGAATCCGGATATTTTGCAATACGATTATGTTTGTTTTGCACACGATAAAAAGGTTACACAGCTAAAACCGGAATGTAAAGGTGCTTCCTGGGCATATTTGTGTTTCGAGAGTGTATTAAAGAATAAAGACCATGTGAATAATGTGATTCAGCTTTTCGAAGATAATCCGAGACTTGGATTACTTACTCCGACACCACCGAATCATGCTGAATATTTTCCGACAATGGGGAATGAATGGGCAGGTAATTTTAAAAATACGAAAAAGCTTGCAGAACAATTGGACATACACGTACCTATGTCAAGTGATCAACCGCCGATATCTGCTTTGGGATGCTTTTTTTGGTATCGTCCTAAAGCAATGATAAAACTGTATGCGAGAAATTTTTCCTATGAAGATTTTCCAGAAGAACCAATGAAAAAGACAGATGGGACAATCCTTCATGCTGTAGAGAGGCTATATTCATTTGCAGTACAGGATGCCGGATATTATCCAGCATGGTGTTTCAGTGATAATGTTGCATCAATGGAGATAACAAACCTATATTATATGCTTCGTGGAATGAATATGGCAATGATGAATGGGGGGCTGGCAGGTACATTTGTCGACGTGGTGAATGAAATGAAAAGAAGAGGGCCGGCTATGAGATCACTCTCCGATCTGCATAATGAGTTGATGGGGCTGTATGGATCCGGTGCATCAGCAAAAAGTTCGTTTGACGGCATGATGCATCTGTATTATAGTGAGGGAGAAGGATTTAATGAAAGATCTTCGGAAATATGTCGAGCTTCATTCAGAAAGAACCGTTTTGAAGTGGAATTTGAGATTCCTGATGATAATTCTATCATAGAGCAGCTGAGATTTGATCCTGGTGAGGAAGGCATGATCATTCTGAAAAAAATGTATGCTTTCATCGAATATGAGGATGGACATCATGATATCATTGAGATGGAGACTTGTGACTCCAACGGGTTCTCTTTTGATAATAAGATATTATTTATCAATCAAGATCCACAGGTATATATACAATGTGGCACAGAATCAAGGGCTATTTCAATCATGATTAAAGGGGAATTGGACAAAGATGTTACTCCTGACATAGTGGAGAGGGCAATTAACCAGAGACTTCCCATGATGACTCCGAAGTTATATTTTGATACTGGAAACGGAATCAATGAAACCGATGCGCTTCATGTGGTAAACAGGGGAAATGCAGAAAGAATTGAGGCATCATTTACATTTAATCAGCCAATTGCAATTAAGATGTTTCGCTTTGATCCTTGCGAACAAGGTATGTTTATAGTACAGGATCCGGAGATTAATATCATTTACTCAGATGATTCGAGTGAAAATTTGCAGCTATCTGATCTTTCCACAAATGGATATAGGATCGAAAACAATATATTCTATTTAAATGAGGATCCACAGATGAGTTGGACAAACAGAAAAGGACAGGCTGTGAAACAGGTTTGGGTTAGTATGAATGTAAGCCAGGAATTTGATGCGTCTGTTATGGATGAAATCCTTTCCAGAAAAGAGTCCTTGGTCTCATTTGCAAAAAAGCACTTAAAATAG
- a CDS encoding acyltransferase family protein yields the protein MKKERLFYLDFVRAVATIIIVLTHYNAIFLYTNPPMPEKAVLGISFANVYIGDFGVSLFLTISGAALMYVYQEELKCRDFYRKRFLNIYPMYWIGFILAFLIEFYKNRGFNPDIPRYKIIYSFLGIDKYMSNFGDINFSLVGEWFLGLIIVFYLLFPLIRKWMNTSSISLGVIATIVFIVFLVMNFDQNSILLPVLLPRILFGMYFVKSKRKVNLPVAVVSLAILVINYLAAPSINRDLQATYVGICGFLVLVYIADYLRWVPFRRLCSLICKYSYAIFIVHHMVILQIVSRMDLNALTRTYSYLLFMTCCIAVFAVAYLLQRIYDSIMELFKKDERSV from the coding sequence ATGAAAAAAGAGCGGTTATTTTATCTGGATTTTGTGAGAGCTGTCGCAACGATAATCATAGTTCTCACACATTATAATGCGATTTTCCTGTACACAAATCCTCCTATGCCTGAGAAAGCTGTTTTAGGAATTTCATTTGCAAATGTGTATATTGGTGATTTTGGTGTCTCCCTGTTTTTGACGATCTCTGGGGCTGCATTGATGTACGTTTATCAGGAAGAACTAAAATGTAGGGATTTTTACAGGAAACGTTTCTTAAATATTTATCCTATGTATTGGATAGGATTTATACTGGCTTTTTTGATCGAGTTTTACAAAAATCGTGGATTTAATCCCGATATTCCCCGATATAAAATTATCTATAGTTTTTTGGGAATAGATAAGTATATGTCGAACTTTGGAGACATCAATTTTTCACTCGTAGGTGAATGGTTTTTAGGACTCATTATAGTATTTTACCTGCTGTTTCCACTGATCAGAAAATGGATGAATACATCTTCGATTAGTCTGGGAGTTATTGCTACAATTGTATTCATTGTGTTTCTTGTCATGAATTTTGATCAAAACTCCATTTTACTTCCGGTACTTCTTCCAAGAATACTGTTTGGTATGTACTTTGTGAAGAGCAAACGAAAAGTGAATTTGCCTGTTGCGGTTGTTTCGTTAGCGATTCTCGTGATTAATTACTTAGCTGCCCCAAGTATAAACAGAGATTTACAGGCGACATACGTTGGAATTTGTGGCTTTTTGGTATTGGTTTATATTGCCGATTATTTAAGATGGGTTCCATTCAGAAGATTGTGCTCGTTAATCTGCAAGTACTCGTATGCGATCTTTATAGTCCATCATATGGTTATTTTACAGATCGTATCCAGAATGGATTTAAATGCACTGACAAGAACCTATAGTTATTTATTGTTCATGACTTGCTGCAT